The proteins below are encoded in one region of Trichocoleus desertorum ATA4-8-CV12:
- a CDS encoding response regulator: protein MNKIAILDDDEHWCFSVQRFLRGSFEVSAFHSISELIPKVSQYDLVIVDFSIPPTQYQENIDGCEIIQRIKQGLSHPPILVLATAFISKNSLELGRQLCPEADFFIAKDAGLEFILTTVKQLLRTQNSYYSSSLNTEVTSIA, encoded by the coding sequence ATGAACAAAATTGCCATACTAGATGACGATGAGCACTGGTGTTTTTCAGTTCAACGATTCCTTAGAGGTAGTTTTGAAGTTTCCGCTTTTCACTCTATTAGTGAGCTAATTCCTAAAGTTTCTCAATACGATCTGGTGATTGTGGATTTCTCAATTCCACCGACCCAATATCAAGAAAACATCGATGGCTGCGAAATTATTCAACGAATTAAACAGGGATTAAGCCACCCACCCATTTTGGTTCTTGCCACTGCATTCATCAGCAAAAACAGTTTGGAATTAGGCCGACAACTTTGCCCAGAGGCAGATTTTTTTATTGCTAAGGATGCTGGTTTAGAATTTATTTTGACAACGGTCAAACAGTTACTGAGGACTCAAAATTCCTATTACTCATCCAGCTTGAATACTGAAGTTACTTCAATAGCCTAA
- a CDS encoding alpha/beta hydrolase has translation MLTVTLPLGQLDVSSQPAAYLEVGSGPTLLLLHGFLGTGACWLPLMEKLRSRYRCISLDLLGFGESGKPAIRYDIATEIAFVRQVVEALSLGSCYIMGHSFGGWVAAAYALQYPDAVNGLVLAAAAGIRDDSFCGRYDHLRPLLWPVPVVDWGLRLVKPLAGLVGQQAAIAQLSWFRQELKAQPAARSFLLDRLRPEDAIDTVEQQIHQLQVPTLVITGDRDETIPLWHSQTYATEIPKAQLSIIPEADHALPQKYFNEMAELVLQFFANPTDAISSSPSTCSGLSD, from the coding sequence ATCCTGACCGTAACCCTACCGCTTGGGCAACTTGATGTCAGTTCTCAGCCAGCGGCCTACTTGGAAGTGGGCAGTGGTCCGACGCTGCTGCTGTTACATGGGTTTCTAGGTACAGGAGCTTGTTGGTTGCCTCTGATGGAGAAGTTGCGATCGCGCTATCGCTGCATCAGTTTAGATCTACTGGGTTTTGGAGAATCGGGTAAGCCTGCCATTCGCTACGACATTGCGACAGAGATCGCTTTTGTCCGACAGGTGGTGGAAGCGCTGAGCTTAGGTTCCTGTTACATCATGGGGCATTCGTTCGGCGGCTGGGTGGCAGCGGCTTACGCCTTGCAGTATCCCGATGCAGTGAACGGTCTGGTTCTGGCAGCAGCAGCTGGAATTCGAGACGATAGCTTCTGTGGTCGCTACGATCATTTGCGTCCGCTGTTATGGCCTGTGCCAGTGGTTGACTGGGGCCTACGTTTAGTTAAACCGCTGGCAGGGTTAGTGGGTCAGCAAGCGGCGATCGCGCAACTCAGCTGGTTTCGTCAGGAGCTGAAAGCTCAACCTGCGGCTCGTTCCTTTCTCTTAGATAGACTGCGACCCGAAGATGCGATTGATACAGTGGAGCAACAGATTCATCAGTTGCAAGTGCCCACGTTAGTCATTACAGGCGATCGCGACGAAACCATCCCGTTGTGGCATAGCCAAACCTATGCGACAGAAATTCCAAAAGCCCAGCTGTCGATTATTCCAGAGGCTGACCACGCTTTGCCCCAAAAATACTTCAATGAAATGGCAGAGTTAGTATTGCAGTTTTTTGCTAACCCAACTGATGCCATTTCTTCGAGTCCCTCCACGTGTTCTGGTTTGAGTGACTGA
- a CDS encoding MFS transporter, which translates to MGKGLLLYSQRGQLRIGRRNYILKAFTDLAPEPRRNLLVLFATGLLFWCSLASLLPTLPLYVQEIGGTSQQIGIVMGAFAIGLLLSRAWLGNLADNRSRKIVLLIGMTVVAIAPLGYLFVSSIPLLIAVRAFHGVSIAAFGTAYSALSVDLSPGKNRGELVGYMSLVNPIGVAIGPAIGGLIQAAVGYIPLFLLSALLGLIGLLSAVQVREPNRPLVDGHSISSHSSNQFWRLLLSPRIRIPALVMLLIGLAFGTLSTFVPLYIAEAKVDLNAGFFYTAAAIASFGIRLVTGRASDRYGRGLFISMSLVFYSLSMLLLWTANSAQVFLVAGFIEGAGAGTLIPMMVALMADRSYPQERAKVLALCVSGFDVGIAIAGPIFGSVAEQVGYRSLFGFCAILAFAGLLVFATQSSKNLAYSFKFASGRGHDLYAVEQTHQKN; encoded by the coding sequence ATGGGAAAGGGACTATTGCTCTATTCCCAGCGTGGGCAACTACGGATTGGTAGAAGGAACTATATTTTGAAAGCTTTTACAGATTTAGCACCTGAGCCTCGCCGCAACTTATTAGTTTTGTTTGCCACCGGACTCCTATTTTGGTGTAGTTTGGCTTCTTTGCTGCCAACACTGCCACTCTACGTGCAAGAGATCGGTGGTACTAGCCAACAAATTGGCATTGTGATGGGAGCCTTTGCCATTGGCTTGCTGTTGTCTCGCGCTTGGCTCGGAAATTTAGCCGATAACCGCAGTCGCAAGATTGTGTTGTTGATTGGCATGACGGTTGTTGCGATCGCTCCCCTCGGCTATTTGTTCGTCTCTTCCATCCCATTGCTGATTGCAGTTCGAGCCTTTCATGGCGTCAGCATTGCGGCTTTTGGGACTGCCTATAGCGCTTTAAGCGTCGATCTTTCGCCAGGGAAAAACCGTGGTGAGTTGGTGGGCTATATGAGCTTGGTTAACCCAATCGGTGTAGCGATCGGACCTGCTATAGGTGGGTTGATCCAAGCAGCGGTAGGGTATATCCCTTTATTTCTCTTATCGGCTCTATTGGGTTTGATTGGGCTACTCAGCGCAGTGCAAGTCCGCGAACCCAATCGCCCCCTCGTTGATGGACATTCTATCTCCAGTCATTCATCCAATCAGTTTTGGCGTTTATTACTCAGCCCCCGAATTCGCATCCCAGCTTTAGTGATGCTGCTGATTGGTCTAGCATTTGGGACGCTAAGTACTTTTGTGCCGCTGTATATTGCTGAGGCTAAAGTTGATCTAAATGCTGGATTTTTTTATACAGCCGCTGCGATCGCCAGCTTTGGGATTCGTCTCGTGACAGGTCGAGCTTCCGATCGCTATGGACGCGGACTATTCATCAGTATGAGCCTTGTCTTTTACTCACTGTCCATGCTGTTGCTATGGACTGCAAATAGCGCTCAGGTTTTCTTAGTTGCGGGTTTTATAGAGGGTGCTGGTGCAGGCACACTCATTCCGATGATGGTGGCGCTGATGGCAGATCGATCTTATCCACAAGAGCGAGCTAAAGTTTTAGCGCTCTGTGTGAGCGGCTTTGATGTCGGGATTGCAATCGCTGGCCCCATTTTCGGTTCTGTAGCCGAACAAGTCGGGTACCGGAGCTTATTCGGCTTTTGTGCTATTCTCGCGTTTGCAGGTTTACTCGTTTTCGCCACTCAATCTAGCAAAAACCTGGCCTACTCATTCAAATTCGCTTCAGGTCGAGGTCACGATCTTTATGCAGTTGAGCAAACGCACCAAAAAAATTAA
- the moaC gene encoding cyclic pyranopterin monophosphate synthase MoaC — translation MTQQFFPESPNSAASQPLSHLDSAGQAQMVDVSTKKTTVRQAIAVGQVRMRPDTLAAIQEGNAPKGDVVSTARLAGIMAAKQTAQLIPLCHPLPLHKVEVWLTPDPQLPGYQIRAEVKTKAETGVEMEALTAVSVTALTLYDMAKALEKSIQIESIRLLSKTGGKSGDYQAEVVGSETQI, via the coding sequence ATGACACAACAATTTTTTCCTGAAAGCCCAAATTCAGCCGCTAGCCAGCCATTGAGCCATTTGGACTCAGCAGGACAGGCTCAGATGGTAGATGTTTCCACTAAAAAGACCACAGTTCGCCAAGCGATCGCGGTAGGCCAAGTCCGCATGCGTCCAGACACGCTGGCAGCAATCCAAGAGGGTAATGCGCCTAAGGGGGATGTAGTGAGCACAGCCCGACTGGCCGGGATTATGGCCGCTAAGCAAACGGCCCAATTGATTCCGCTCTGCCATCCTCTACCACTACATAAAGTCGAAGTTTGGCTTACGCCTGACCCTCAGCTACCCGGTTATCAAATTCGGGCAGAAGTGAAAACCAAAGCTGAAACGGGGGTAGAAATGGAAGCCTTAACCGCTGTCTCCGTCACAGCCTTGACCCTCTACGACATGGCTAAAGCTTTGGAAAAATCGATCCAAATTGAATCAATTCGTTTATTGAGTAAAACGGGAGGTAAATCAGGAGATTACCAAGCCGAAGTTGTAGGTAGTGAGACGCAGATCTAA
- a CDS encoding iron uptake porin yields the protein MQTSGDISVTHSVTQLVQPSTDVAELVEESSLEQVTSVSQLSDVQPTDWAFQALQSLVERYGCIAGYPDGTYRGNRALTRYEFAAGMNACLDRVNELIAAGTADLVSKEDLATLQRLQEEFSAELATLRGRVDALEARTAELEANQFSTTTKLEGEAVFAVAGIAAGDNALGQEVDRSTALGHRTRLNLETSFTGRDLLRTRLQAEGLEALSSKTLTPEGDLAFAGESDNDVGLDALLYSFPLGENTEVVLAANSGAADDFASTVNFLDGDGATGALSAFGTRHPIYYLVEGAGLGIRHEFGDALELSLGYLASDAAEPSEKSGLFDGAYGTLAQLLFKPSDRLNIGLTFVHAYNRETGTGSNLANPQAFLSGLFDESSLGTNDNLEGLTTTIPIISNSFGVELSWQLSQKFVLGGWAGYTFNRTLSSVGGLFERGDFETVNWAVTLAFPDLGKEGNLAGIIVGMEPKVVNADIRTTPVALALAANLPAGITGSFGEDRDISLHLEAFYQYQVNDNISITPGIIWLTAPDHNSANDDIVIGTIRTTFAF from the coding sequence ATGCAGACTAGTGGAGATATTTCAGTTACTCATTCAGTTACTCAACTCGTCCAACCATCAACGGATGTAGCTGAATTGGTTGAAGAAAGTTCTCTTGAGCAAGTAACCTCTGTCTCTCAGTTGTCTGATGTTCAACCTACTGATTGGGCTTTTCAGGCACTGCAATCCTTAGTGGAGCGCTATGGCTGTATTGCTGGCTATCCTGATGGAACCTATCGGGGCAATCGAGCTTTAACGCGCTATGAGTTTGCCGCAGGGATGAATGCTTGCTTAGATCGAGTCAACGAATTGATTGCAGCAGGTACCGCTGACCTAGTTAGCAAAGAAGACTTGGCGACGTTGCAGCGACTTCAAGAAGAATTCTCTGCGGAACTGGCTACTTTAAGAGGTCGAGTGGATGCTTTAGAGGCTCGAACTGCTGAGCTGGAAGCTAACCAATTTTCGACGACCACTAAGCTGGAGGGAGAAGCAGTTTTTGCCGTCGCAGGGATTGCTGCGGGTGATAATGCGTTGGGGCAGGAAGTGGATAGAAGCACAGCGCTGGGCCACCGCACGCGGTTAAATCTAGAAACAAGCTTTACAGGACGCGATTTACTTAGAACTCGACTGCAAGCTGAGGGTCTGGAGGCTTTATCGAGTAAAACATTAACGCCAGAGGGAGATTTAGCATTTGCAGGAGAATCTGACAACGATGTTGGTCTTGATGCCTTGTTGTATAGCTTCCCCCTAGGAGAGAACACTGAAGTTGTGCTGGCTGCTAACTCTGGAGCGGCTGATGACTTTGCAAGTACCGTGAACTTTTTGGATGGTGATGGTGCGACGGGAGCGTTGTCTGCCTTTGGAACACGCCACCCCATTTACTACTTAGTTGAAGGAGCAGGCTTAGGCATTAGACATGAGTTTGGCGATGCTTTGGAATTAAGTTTGGGTTACTTGGCAAGTGATGCCGCAGAACCAAGCGAAAAGAGTGGTTTATTTGATGGTGCCTATGGCACGTTGGCGCAGCTTCTATTCAAACCTAGCGATCGCCTAAATATAGGCTTGACTTTCGTTCATGCTTACAATCGGGAAACTGGAACTGGCAGTAACCTCGCTAACCCTCAAGCTTTCCTCAGCGGTCTGTTTGACGAATCATCTCTTGGCACTAACGACAATTTAGAAGGTTTAACGACCACTATTCCCATTATTAGCAACTCCTTTGGCGTTGAACTTTCTTGGCAACTGAGTCAGAAATTTGTTCTGGGTGGTTGGGCAGGATACACTTTCAATCGCACGCTCAGTTCTGTCGGTGGACTATTTGAACGGGGCGATTTTGAAACCGTTAACTGGGCTGTTACCCTTGCTTTCCCCGACTTAGGGAAGGAAGGCAATTTAGCAGGGATTATTGTTGGGATGGAGCCTAAAGTGGTTAATGCAGATATCAGAACGACCCCGGTGGCTCTAGCTCTAGCTGCTAACTTACCCGCTGGAATTACAGGCTCATTTGGGGAAGATCGAGATATTTCACTTCATCTAGAAGCCTTTTACCAGTATCAAGTTAATGACAATATTTCCATCACTCCAGGCATCATCTGGCTAACTGCGCCTGATCATAATAGTGCCAACGATGACATTGTTATCGGTACGATTCGGACAACCTTTGCCTTTTAA